Below is a window of bacterium DNA.
GAAAAAGAGCAAGAGTTTGATGTTGCTCCATTCGGTGTAATTGGGGTTCAGACGATGGTCAGTGTTATTTTCACCGAACTGGTTGCGAAAAATAAAATTATATTAGAACGAGCGATTCAAGCGATGAGTTATAATCCGGCAACGATTTTAGGGCTCGACCGAGGCAGACTAGACGTTGGTTCAATTGCCGATGTGGTTATTATCGACCCTAAAAAAGAAATAACCGTTACCGCAGATTGGTTATATGGGAGAAGCAAGAACTCAGCATTTTTAGGCAGGAAATTGATGGGAATAGCAACCATAACTATTGTTGCCGGAAAGATAGTTGTCAATGATGGGAAATTGGTATAAGTCTCCCAATACAAAATAAACATAAAAAAATCAAAAAAAAAGTGGAATTATAACTTCTTGTTTATCAATGGTTTATAAAAATATACATAAATAAAGTCAAAATCTACTTGACAAATTGACATTTTTATGTATATAATTTTTGCGATTTGAATTAATGGGGGAGTGAAGAAGTGTCTGCATTTTTCTACCGTATTAATTCTCTCCCATAAAAAATCGAATCAAAATTCTCTGTAGCTGAATTTAAATTACCCAGTGGTATTGTGAGTTGAGAGGAACACATTAACATGAGACCGAATACTGTTGCGATTCTAGGTATAATTCTTATTCTGAACATTGGATTGGGTACCGCGGGGATGTCAGCGAATACGAATAATCGTCCGACAATAGATTATGGTGGAAGTATAGAACTGCAAGGTTGGTTATTCGATGGACTCGCTAATAAGCAGTATAGTTGGGCGGAAACTGAATTGTATCTATGGATATCAGCTGACCTGAATGAAAAAGTCTTCACCAAAATCAACTTGGTGAATCAATATGTTTGGGGTAAAGATGATTCGTTTACGCTTCCAAGTTTAACCGACCCGAGTCGAACCATTGCCCCGTTTACTACCGGTGATGAATTCGAGCTCTGGGAAGGATATCTTACCGTAAAAGATATTTTTAATGCGCCAATAAATTTAACCGTCGGTCGTATCCTTGAAAACTATGGAGACGGATTTGTTATCTCAGATAGTCTTCCGGTAGATGCTGCAAAAGTTCAAGTTACGCTCGGGAAAACTTTGCTTAACGCGTTTGTCTATAAACAGGTTGAGAATATTTCGGATATTTCCGACCGAAACCTTTGGGGAATTTATAAACAAACCAAATGGACGGATTCGTTCCAAACCGACGGATATCTCCTCTATTTACAAGACCGGTCAGTTACACCACATCAGCGGATATATACGATCGGAACCCGGGCGAATGCGGATATCACTGCGGTGCCGGGATTAACCTTGAAGGGCGAACTGGCGTATCAGAC
It encodes the following:
- a CDS encoding alginate export family protein, translating into MRPNTVAILGIILILNIGLGTAGMSANTNNRPTIDYGGSIELQGWLFDGLANKQYSWAETELYLWISADLNEKVFTKINLVNQYVWGKDDSFTLPSLTDPSRTIAPFTTGDEFELWEGYLTVKDIFNAPINLTVGRILENYGDGFVISDSLPVDAAKVQVTLGKTLLNAFVYKQVENISDISDRNLWGIYKQTKWTDSFQTDGYLLYLQDRSVTPHQRIYTIGTRANADITAVPGLTLKGELAYQTGDEGDIDFDAWGGYFAGTYQFTAATYKPAISLAYIYLSGDGDATDDENNSWQNLLGHSMQERLGQKAWGRIVDFENGIKENMRIYWIGASAQPTEKVKGDIDIYNYQYNKKQGNKSKNLGYEIDVKVAYQYTENVAAELIGAWFNPTKDYNDDEQVIAAKGAIKVSF